One Candidatus Kapaibacterium thiocyanatum genomic window, GCGCGGAATTCTGTCCGCGCCATCATTCCATCACCGTCGATGGTACGAAGCGCGCCGAATGGGAACTGTGGAAGGAATGCGGTTCCAATCCCGTCTTCCCGCAGGGGGGCACGTGGCTGATCGATCGGACGGGATGGTGCCCCGGTGCTCCCGTCGACGAATACGACTTCGAGATGACGCCCTGGATGACTCCGGGACGTACCGTACGACTCGACTATGGCATCGAATCCGACACGACGGGCGGTGCCTGGGGCAACTGGATCGTCTGCGGCCAGCTCTTCGGATACGGTCGTGCGAATCATGAGAACGACGCTTCCGTCTACGACGTCATCGCACCGAATTCGTGGGAGTTCTACGGTCGGCTCAATCCCGTCTGCGGAGAGCCGGTCATCGTCATCCGCAATAACGGTCGCATGCCGCTCACGAAGTGCACCATCACCTACGGTACGAAGGGTGGTGCCGTGCAGACGTACGAATGGCGCGGCGATCTCCCCTTCATGAGCATGGACACGGTGACGCTTCCCGTTCCCGTATGGCCGAAGGAAGTCGGTCCGCATCGTTTCGTGGCCGTCGTATCGTCGCCCAACGGAGTGGCTGACGACTATGCAGGAAACGATACGGCCACGACGTCGTTCTCCATGCCTCCGCTCTGGTATTCGGACTTCGAGATACAACTGCGCACGAACAACTCGGCCAGCGAACAGTACGAATGGGAGCTGCGACGCATCGGTGGTACCGTGGTGGCGTCCGGCAGTAATCTCGAAAGTAACAAGCTTTACGATCTGAGCTATACGCTGGAAGACGGGTGCTACGAGTTCGAACTCGTGAACAAACTCGGATACGGGCTCGACTTCTGGTTCCTGCGCGATCAGCTCGGATCGGGTTCGCTGACGTTCCGTTCGCGGAACATCACGTTGAAGTCCTTCAACCCCGATTTCGGCAACAGTGCATGGATGCAGTTCCGCGTCGGTCCAAAGCCGACGATCGTGGCGACGGCGGATACGCTGAGGTTCGGTCCCGTTCCTGCCAACACGACCGTCGAGCGCGAGATGCGCGTCACGCCGCAGAACAGCGAAGGACTGCACATCGACAGCATCAACATCGCCAGCGTGCGCAACCACTTCGACATCGTGTCGGTGACGCCGGCCCTGCGCAACGTCGATCTGGCCTTCGGCGATACCATGACGATCAAGGTATCCTTCATGCGCCCGGATGACGGCACCACGTCCGGAAGTCTGCGCATCTATTCCAACGATCAGCGACTGCCCGTGAAGTCCGTGCGTCTCGTCGGTACGGCCGGCGATCCGACGAGCGTGGCGGGCGACGACATCGTCCGCATGCACGCCGAGGTCGGCGTCGTTCCGAATCCCGTCATCGGTACGGGTGAAGCCATCGTCGTACTCGACGAGCGTGCGGCTGGACATCGTGGCCGCGTCGTCGTGCGCGATGCCATGGGACGCGATGCCGCGACACTGTTCGACGCCGTCGTGACGTCCCGCGAGTTCCATCTGCCGTTGCCGCCGACACTCGCGGCCGGCATGTATTATCTGACGTTCGAATCGATGGCCGTAACCGTATCGACACCATTTTCAGTAGTTCACTAGCATCATGCCTTCAGCACGGACTCGACGCCTCCTGCTCCCTGTGGAGCAGGAGGCCATCTTTCGCAGCAACGATGCCGACGATCCTCGCATCGGCGATCTCCTTACCCGATCCGACGCCGTTCCCGATACTGCGGCATGTGTAGCCGTCATCGTCGGCGTTCCCCAGCATATCGGCGTGGAACGCAATGGGGGCCGTGCCGGTGCCGCCGCAGCGCCGCTCCATATCCGTCGTGCACTGACGCGTCTCGCCACGTCGGACATCGTCGATGTGGTACGTAGCGGACAGCTCGTCATCACCGATGTCGGAGACATCGATACGGACGGAAAGACGCTCGAACAGATCCACGACGAACAGCACGACGTCGTGGCTCACCTGCTCCAGCGCGGCTACGTGCCGATCGTACTCGGGGGCGGACACGACACCGCCTGGCCTACCATCCATGCCCTCAATACCGTCGGCAAGCCGTATGGCGTCATCAATGTCGACGCACACGCCGACGTACGTCCCCTCAAGGACGAGGCGCGTGCACATTCGGGTTCGCCTTTTCGTCAGATGCTCACGGCATCGCCCTCTGCGATCGTCGAGGGTGGCTTCGTCGAGTTCGGGCTGCAGCATCATGCCGTGGCGATGGCACACCGGGCCTTCGTGACGGATTGTGGGATGCACGTGATGATGCTCGACGACGTACGTCGCCAAGGATTCGGCGAAGCATGGGATCAGGCCCTTTCCAGGGCCGGAGCGGGAGAGTCGCTCTACGTTTCTCTCGACATGGATGCGTTCGCCAGTGCCTTCGCGCCGGGCGTCAGCGCACCCGGAGCGGACGGGATGGTGCCCGCCGAACTGGGGGCATGTCTGCGCAGGGCTGCAGGCCTTCCGCAGTTCAGGGTCTTCGACGTGGTGGAGTGCAATCCGTCGTTCGACATCGATGGACGTACGGCCAAGCTCGCCGCCATCATGATCGCCGAGGTGCTTGCCGGTCTGTCGGACGGGCTCCGGCGATCGTAACCGCCAGCCATGCCGCCATCGGAGCCACCAGCACGTCGACCGTATAGTGGACGTGCTGCAAGGTGACGGCCACGGCCATCACCGTCGCCAACGCACCGAAGACGATGCGGAGACGGCGCGTGCGGACGATGAGGGCCATCATCACGAGGATCGATGTATGACCCGAGAAGAACAGATCGCGCGTCAGTGCCGCACTGCCCGGCGTGAACGTCTCCACGAAGGGATCGGCGAGCGTGATCATCGTCGGTGGTGGATCGAGCGGCAGGGACCACATGCAGGCCATCCGCATCACGATCAGGATGGTATACGTGCGCATGGCCGCCAGCAGGTCCAGGGGCCTGCGCGCAAGCACGGCGATGGCGAGGATGAGACCGCCGTACAGCACGAGGAAGATGGGCCAGGTAAGATCGATCGGACCCGCGAGGGCGTGGACCGGATCGATGAAGCTGACGCCCTGGCGGGCTTCCACTGCGCGGAGAAAACGGGTGTACGAAAACAGGGCGATGGCGATTCCCGCCAGCGTCGCGAACAGTGTCTGCCGTTCCTTGCCGTCCGCCAGCACTTCTGACCAGGTCATGTGTCGTTGTTCTGTCATGATCGTCGTGGTTTCAGCCATCCGAGATGCGTGTGAGCGAAATCGTCATCGTATTTCAGTCCGTAGCCCATCGTCCTGTCCAGCGCCGCGTGGGCCACGACGATGAGCCCGGCCATCATCGGTGGCGTGGATTCCAGGAACCAGCCGACCGCTGCGAGGGCCACGCCGATCCCCTTGTGGTGCAGGAGGTTATAGGTCGCCGCCCCGATGCGTGGCGATGCCAGGTAGCCGATCATTCCCAGGTCCGGGGCGAGGATCAGCGCGGCATACCACCATCCGGGACAGTCGAGCTGGAAGAACAGGAAGCTGGCGACGAGGAATTCGGCCAGTTCTTCGAGGCGCAGCAGGGTGTTCATGCCGCAAGATATGATGGTGGGGGCCGATGCCCTTCCGGAGCCAGGTGACGCCGTTGCTCGTATTTTTGTGTCTCTACATTCAGAAAGCATCGTCTACATGGCAGCAGTCGAACCGAACAAGATCATTTTCTCGATGGTCGGAGTGGGCAAGGTCTACAAGCCCAACCGGCAGGTATTGCGTGATATCTACCTCAGTTTCTTCTACGGGGCCAAGATCGGTGTCCTCGGTCTCAACGGCGCCGGCAAGTCCACGCTGCTGAAAATCATCGCCGGTCTGGATGAAGACTATATGGGCCAGATCACGAAGAACAAGGATGTCTCCTTCGGCTATCTGCCGCAGGAGCCCGAGCTCGATCCCACCAAGACGGTCAAGGAAATCGTCGAGGAAGGCGCCGTCGAAGCCGTCGGCCTTCTCAAGGAATACAATGCGATCAGCGAGCAGTTCGCCGATCCCGATGCCGACTTCGATGCCCTGCTCGAGCGGCAGGCGAAGCTCCAGGACAAGATCGAACACCTTGGGGCATGGGACATCGACAGCAAGCTGGAGTTCGCCATGGACGCCCTGCGCTGTCCGCCTGGCGACACACCCATCAGCGTATGTTCGGGTGGCGAGAAGCGTCGCGTGGCCATGGTTCGCCTCCTGCTCCAGAAGCCCGACGTCCTGCTGCTCGACGAACCCACGAACCACCTCGACGCCGAAAGCGTCTCGTGGCTCGAACAGCACCTCCACGCCTACGAAGGCACCGTCATCGCCGTGACGCACGACCGGTACTTCCTCGACAACGTCGCAGGCTGGATCCTCGAGCTGGACAACGGCCACGGTATTCCGTTCGAAGGCAATTACTCGTCATGGCTCGACCAGAAGTCGGCCCGCCTTGCAGTGGAAGAGAAGCAGGAGAGCAAGCGCCAGAAGGCCCTGAAGGAAGAGCTCGAATGGGTACGCATGAATCCCAAGGGACGTCATGCGAAGAGCAAGGCCCGGATCTCGGCCTACGAGAAACTGCTCAGCGAGGAAACCGTCAAGCGCAACGAGGAGATGGAAATCTTCATTCCGGCAGGGCCGCGTCTCGGCGACCTCGTCATCGACGCCAACGGCATCGCGAAGAGCTTCGGCGACAAAATCCTGTACGAGAACCTCACGTTCTCGCTGCCTCCTGGCGGTATCATCGGTATCATCGGACCCAACGGTGCGGGCAAGACGACGCTGTTCAAGATGATCGTCGGCGAGCTGCAGCCGGACAAGGGCTCCTTCACCGTAGGCGATACCGTGAAACTCGGTTACATCGACCAGAACCGGCCGCTGGATCCGCAGAAGAGCATCTGGGAAGAGATTTCCGACGGTGCCGACATCATCACCCTGGGCAATCGCGAAATGTCGTCGCGCGCCTACGTCGCCCGGTTCAATTTCTCCGGCAGTGACCAGCAGAAGAAGGTCACCCAGCTTTCCGGTGGTGAACGCAACCGCGTCCACCTCGCCAAGATGCTGAAGGAAGGCGCCAACGTCCTGCTGCTCGACGAGCCCACGAACGATCTCGACGTCAATACCCTGCGTGCTCTCGAAGAAGCGCTGCAGAGCTTCGCCGGCTGTGCCGTCGTCATCAGCCACGACAGGTGGTTCCTCGACCGTATCGCGACGCATATCCTGGCCTTCGAAGGCAACAGCGACGTCGTCTGGTTCGAAGGCAACTACTCGCAATACGAAGAGGATCGTCATCGTCGTTTAGGCACCGATGCGGAACGTCCGCACCGGATCACGTACCGGAAGCTTACCCGCGAATGAGCGCAAGGAGAGTATCGTCATGACCGTATCCATATTGCTGACGGCCCTGATGCTTGCTGCGCCGCAACAGCAGCCGAGCCGCCTGACCCTGCCCAGCTTCAAGGCGCCTCCCGGATATACGACGAAGGTCACCACGAAGACCACGCGGTACAACTTCAGCAACCTGCGTCGCGATATCCTCCTGCCGCTGGACAAGCTGCCGCTGACGGGGAGCGAGATTCCCAAGGGTGTGTCGATGAGCAAAGTCTTCTCGGCCGACGACAAGACCGTCACAGGTCTCTACAACGATCCGTCGTCCGTCGTTCCCGGCCTCGGCAAACCGTCGAAGAAACTGTCTCAGGTCTATACAGGTGACAAGGGCGGTACGGTGGTGATGCTGGAGTTCTCCGAGACCTTGCCGCAGGACATCCGTACCAGGCTGAACACGCTGTTCTACAAGCAGGCAGCCATCGCGAATACCGAGAAGGAAAAGGTGGAGTATCTGGCCAACGACAGGCAGCTCATCATCTGGTGCTTCAAGACCACCGATGCCCCTGTCAAGCTGGCGAGCCAGCAGAAGACCTTCGAAATGGTGAACACGACGGCCGAGCAGATGGTACGTGACGGCAGGATCAAGCTCGACAAACCTGCAGGCAAGTAGACTTTTTGACGGCCCGAAGTAACCGAATCGACCGTTTGGTGTTTTTGGCCTGTATCCTGAGAATCGGAGATCGACGATGATATTGCTCGCAACATTTGCCAATGACCTCGAAGCGCAGTTGCTGGCGTCACAACTGAAGGATGCCGGTATCGATCACCGTATCGTGCGTGACGACGGTGGCGGCCAGTTCCCGTCCATGCATGCCTCGGACGGCGTCCGCGTGATGGTGTTCGAAGACGACCTCGAATTCGCCCGCGAGATCATGGAAGCCCGTGCCCTCGACGACGACGACTTCGGGACGCCCTTCGAGACGGACACGAACCTCGACGAGTTCGCGGACGACATCTGAGCCACCGGAGCATCAGACGAAGACAAAACGAAAAAAGCGATCCGACCGGATCGCTTTTTTCGTTTGATTCGATGTCCTGCGCTATCAGCCCATCGCCTTGCGTACGGCTTCCTCGACGCTGTCGGCGAACTGCTTGAAGTTCTCCTGGAACAACTGGACGAGGTGTGTGGCCTGCTTGTCGTAGGCTGCCTTGTCCGACCACGTATCGCGCGGGTTCAGCACTTCGGTCGGAACGTCCGGACATGCCGTCGGGATTTCCAGGCCGAAGAACGGGTCCTTGACGAAGGTCACGTTGTTGAGGCTGCCGTTGAGGGCGGCGCGCAGCATGGCACGCGTGTGCTTGATCTTCATGCGTGAACCGACGCCGTACGGACCGCCGCTCCAGCCGGTATTCACCAGCCATACGTGGGAACCGTGCTCCTTGATCTTGTCGCGGAGGAGGTTGGCATAGACGCTCGGGTGGTGGACCATGAACGGTGCGCCGAAGCACGTCGAGAACGTGGCCGACGGTTCCTTCACGCCGGCTTCCGTACCGGCCACCTTGGCCGTGTATCCGCTGAGGAAGTGGAACATGGCCTGTTCCGGCGACAGACGCGAGATCGGCGGCATGACGCCGAAGGCATCGGCCGTGAGGAAGACGACGTTCTTGGGATGGCCGCCGCGGTTGTCGGGTACGATGTTGTCGATGATCTCGCGCGAATACGAGGCACGGGTATTCTCCGTGTATTCCTGCGATTCGAGATCGATGACGCGAGTGTCCTCGTCCATCACGACGTTCTCGAGGATCGTACCGAAGGTACGCGTCGTCTTGAAGATGATGGGCTCGGCTTCAGCGCTCAGGTTGATCACCTTGGCATAGCAGCCGCCTTCGAAGTTGAAGACGCCATCGTTGCTCCAGCCATGCTCGTCGTCGCCGATGAGTGCGCGATCGGGATCGGTGGAGAGCGTGGTCTTGCCGGTGCCGGACAGACCGAAGAACAGGGCCGTGTCTCCGTCCTTGCCGATGTTGGCGGAACAGTGCATGCTCATCACCTTTTCCTTGGGGAGGAGGTAATTGAGCACGGTGAAGATGGCCTTCTTGTTCTCGCCCGCATAGGACGTACCACCGATGAGGACGAGCTTCTGCTTGAAGCTCAGGATGACGAAGACTTCCGATGCCGTACCGTCGAGTTCCGGAATCGCCTTGAATTCGGGGACTGCGATGACGGTGAAACCCGGAACGAAGTCGGCGAGCTCCTTGGCGGTCGCCTCGATGAACATGTTCTTGACGAACAGGGAGTGGTAGGCGAATTCCTGGATGAATCGTACGGGAAGCTTGTACTTCGGGTCCGAGCCGGCGATGAGATCCTGGACGTAGACGTCGCGTCCTTGCAGATAGGCGTAGACCCTGGACTTCAGCGCGTTGAACTTTTCCTCGCTGAACGGGCGGTTGACCTTACCCCACCACACGTCACCCTTGCTACCTTCCTCTTCAACCACGAACTTGTCGTTCGGGCGGCGTCCGGTATAGGGGGCCGATACTACCAGCAGGGCTCCGTGCTCCGTAATCTTGCCTTCATCGTATGACAAAGCATGTTCATACAGTTCGGGCGTCGAGAGGTTGTAATTGATATCGCCAACGTTTGCCAATCCTTGCGCTTCTAACGCAGAACGAACGGCTTCTGCACCGGTACTCATTGCGATCCGTCGATGAATGACACAATCAAGACACTAGTGGCACAAATATCGTGATTTTCTCGGAAGCATGGTGTGAACTCCTTCGTTCACAAGAACTTGCCGTTATCGTCGGAATGGCCTCCGAGGCCTTGTCCCGATATGGTCCGGTACCCGTTCCTGCCGGGATAGAAGCCGTCCGCAAGGGACTGCCCGCAACGATGCAGACCTTCGTTCCGGGCATCGTCGACCTCGTTACGGGAACGCAACGGGCCATACGTCTGGGCAAGGCTGCGGACGGATGGTTCTTCACGTCGACGGGTGCCGAACAGGCCACTCATCCTCTCATCGCGGCCCATCATGCAGCGCGGTTCGCGGATTGCCGTCATGTAGTGGAAGTATGCACGGGAGCGGGAATCGATGCCCGCGCCCTCGCGGCCGTCGTTCCGCACGTCACGACCTTCGAGGCCGACCCGACTCTGGCCGCGCTCGCCGAAGGGAACATGCGTCGTGCGGGCATCGGCAATGTGGACGTCGTTGCACAGGCCGTTCCCTCCGAGGTCTTCACGAACGCGTGGAGGCAGGCCGATGGACTGTGGGCCGATCCGTCGCGCAGGGACGAACAGGGCCGCCGTACGCGTTCGGCCGTACATCATGACCCGCCGCTCGGCTTGCTGACCACCCTGCCCGTGGATGGCGGGGAATTCGTCATCGGTATCAAGCTGGGCCCCGGTGACGAGGTCGACAGCCAGATCACGTCGGGCTTCATGGACGAATACATCGGCCTCGGGCATGAAGCGCGCGAGCGGATCCTGTGGAAGGGAACCGGAATCACGCGACGGTGCGTTACGCTCGTGGACAAGGGGCTGACGTGGGTTTCGCCGCCGGAGCCAGGACTACCCGCGGAACGGCCACCGGAGGTAGGGGACATCATCGTCGAGCCGCATGCCGCCCTCATCGCGAGCGGTGATGTGGGGTCCTGGTTCGTCGAGCAGGGACTGGACGTGATCGACCGGCGTATCGCCTACGGGCTGGGCCGGATGCATGTCCCCGCATCGCCCTGGATGCAGTCCTTCATCGTCATCGACATCGAAGAGGGGATCGACGTCAAGCGTATGCGCCGCAAGGTGCGTGAGCTCGACTGGAACAGCGGTACGGAAATTAAAAAGCGTGGCGTTTCCATGGATCCCATGGAAGTCCACCACGCTTTGGGTTTCCCCTCCTCCTCATCAAGTGCCGGCGTAATCGTGATGACACGCGCCGACAGCGTCAGATACACCCTATATGCCATTCGAGTCAATAGCGTTACAGCCTGACCGGGTGCTTATTTCTTCAGAAGGTCACGGATTTCCGCGAGCAGTTGTTCTTCGTTACTCGGTGCCGGCGGTGCGGCAGGCGCAGCTTCGGCCGGTTTCTTCTTCATCGAGTTGACGGCCTTGACGACCAGGAATATCGCGAATGCGATGATGAGGAAGTCGATCGTCGCGTTGATGAACAATCCGATGTTGATGGAAACGGCGGCCTCCTTGACCTTGTCGCCTTCCATCACCGCTGCCTTCAGCGGAATCTTCACGTCCTTGAAGTCCATACCACCCATCAGCATGCCGATCGGTGGCATCAGGACGTCGTTGACGAAGGAACTCACAATCTTCCCGAATGCACCGCCGATGATGACGCCTACTGCAAGATCCAGGACGTTACCCTTGGCGGCAAACTCTTTGAATTCGGAGATCATCCCCATGTGTCCCTCTCATGGTTGTATTGTACGAGGTCCAATCTAAACATTCCGGCCAATGTGCAAAGGCACATCCAAAGGAATTTTACGGTACTCGTAAAGGAGAGGTTGGGGGATCAGCGCATGTTCGGCTGTTTGGCAATGTCCTTGCAGCCGCAGTTCGAGATCAGCTCACGTTTCAGCTCGGCGCGTTGTTCGGCCGACAATTTGGAGCAGAGATCATTGAGGGTGGGGTCGGGTGAGGAAGGTTGTTCCGACCGGCAGGGAGAGGATTCGGCGGGGGAGCGTTGCATGGAAGTCCGGGCCGGCTGACTTGCCGATCGTATACCGTAGCGAATCGAATACACTACGACGTAGGCGAAGGCTGTAAGGCCGGCCCCTTCCAGAAAGGTGAGTTCTTGGGAGTCCGGGGCCATGTCGTGAAGGGCATGGTTCCACAGGAAGCTTACGAGGAACGCGTTGCAAACCAGCAGCCCGCCGATGCAGCAGAGATAGATGATCGAGCGGGCTGTTCTTGATTGCAAAGCCGGCATGTCAGGAGATGCTAGTTCTCGTTGACCGTGTCGTACAACTCCTGCAGTTTCTTGCGGAGGTGCAGCACGGCATATCGTTTACGCGCCAGAAGAGTGTTGATGTTGACACCCGACTCTTCGGACATCTCTCTAAACGATACACCTTCGAATTCATTTTTGACGAACACTTCCTTCTGTTCGACAGGCAGCTCATCGAGACCCTTCAGAACGGCTTCCCAGATGGTCTTGCGGACGAGGTCCTGTTCCGGGTTGTAGGAGAAGTCGCCGAGGAATCGCTCCACGTTCTCGAGGCCTTCGTCGCGGTCCGACGGGCTGGAGAGATCGGAGAAACTGTCGGTCTTCTTCTTCCGGTAGGAGTCGATGATGCGGTTGCGGACGCTGGTGAACACCCAGGAGGCGATGTTCTCGATAGGTTTCTGTACATCCTGGGAGGCTGCCAGTACATTGGCGAATACATCCTGGAGGATGTCTTCCGCTTCTTCCTGGCTACGCACGCGCTGACGGATGAAGCCGAGGTACTTTTTCCGGTCGTTGCGGAAAAGTTGTTCGATTTGCAGGGCGAGGTCCATAGAATCTCTACCTTCTGACAGTGAATGGCGTTGTTTGCGCATCGCTGCCGACATCGGGGTGTACCCCGTACGCCGACGGAATTCTTCGACCTTCATGGCCAACTCCTGCTACAGTTAATACGAAAACACACGTTTTGTCAGTCACGCATGTAAAAATGACGTAGCAGTTATGCCATTTTGTCCGAAATATGTGGCGAATCGCTTAAACAGAAGGTAGTGGTATTTCTATGCCAAATTTCCTTGCATTGTTGGTAGCTCGTTCATAACCGGCGTCGGTATGACGTAATATACCCATCAGAGGGTCATATGTCAATACTCGTGCCAACTTCTGCTCTGCGAGGTCGGTTCCGTCCGCGACGACGACCATTCCCGCATGGAGACTCAGTCCCATTCCGACACCGCCGCCGTGATGAAGGGACACCCACGTGGCCCCGCCTACGGCATTGAGGGCGAAATTCAGATACACCCAGTCGGCTATCGCATCTGACCCGTCTTTCATGCTTTCGGTTTCACGATGCGGAGAAGCGACCGATCCGCAGTCCAGATGATCCCGTCCGATGACGATCGGTGCAGATACCCTCCCACTACGGACGAGGTCGTTGAAAAGTTTCCCGGCCTTGGCGCGCTCGCCGTAGCCGAGCCAGCAGATGCGGGCAGGAAGCCCCTGATAGCCGATGTGCTTACGGGCTTCCCTGATCCACATGTGCAGGTGGTCGTTCTCCGGGAAAAGACCCATGATGGCCTCATCGGTTACACGGATATCTTCCGGATCGCCGCTGAGTGCCACCCAGCGGAAGGGTCCTTTTCCGTCGCAGAACAGTTCGCGGACGAAGGCCGGCACGAAGCCGGGGAAGTCGAAGGCATTCCCGACGCCGGCCTGATCCCGTGCCACGCCGCGGATATTGTTGCCGTAGTCGAAGGTGATGGCGCCGCGTTTCTGGAATTCGAGCATGGCCTGGACATGCTCGCCGATGGAACGATAGGTGCGCTCCAGGTAGGTGGCGGGGTCGGTCATGCGCAGATCATCGGCCTCGGCCTTCGTCAGCCCTGCGGGATAGTAGCCGTTCAGCGGGTCGTGGGCCGACGTCTGGTCCGTGACCACGTCGGGCGTGATGCCGCGGCGCACGAGCTCGGGAAGGATTTCGGCGGCATTGCCGACCAGTCCGATGGAGATCGGTTCCTTGCGCTCCTGGTATTCGCGGATGACTGCGAGGGCCTCGTCGAGGTCGTCCATTCTCCGGTTGCAGTAGCCATCGTGAATGCGCTTGTCGATCCGTGCGGCGTCGATTTCGATACAGAGGGCTGCAGCACCGGCGATGGTCGCGGCCAGCGGCTGAGCTCCACCCATGCCGCCGAGGCCGGCGGTGAGCAGGAAACGTCCGTGCAGCGTCCCGCCGAAGTGCTGGCGCGCACATTCTGCGAACGTTTCGTAGGTGCCCTGGACGATGCCCTGGGTTCCGATGTAGATCCATGAACCGGCCGTCATCTGACCGTACATCATGAGTCCCATCGCATCCAGCCGACGGAATTCCTCCCAGGTGGCCCATTTCGGAACGAGGTTCGAGTTGGCGATGATGACGCGCGGCGCAAGG contains:
- a CDS encoding energy-dependent translational throttle protein EttA, with protein sequence MAAVEPNKIIFSMVGVGKVYKPNRQVLRDIYLSFFYGAKIGVLGLNGAGKSTLLKIIAGLDEDYMGQITKNKDVSFGYLPQEPELDPTKTVKEIVEEGAVEAVGLLKEYNAISEQFADPDADFDALLERQAKLQDKIEHLGAWDIDSKLEFAMDALRCPPGDTPISVCSGGEKRRVAMVRLLLQKPDVLLLDEPTNHLDAESVSWLEQHLHAYEGTVIAVTHDRYFLDNVAGWILELDNGHGIPFEGNYSSWLDQKSARLAVEEKQESKRQKALKEELEWVRMNPKGRHAKSKARISAYEKLLSEETVKRNEEMEIFIPAGPRLGDLVIDANGIAKSFGDKILYENLTFSLPPGGIIGIIGPNGAGKTTLFKMIVGELQPDKGSFTVGDTVKLGYIDQNRPLDPQKSIWEEISDGADIITLGNREMSSRAYVARFNFSGSDQQKKVTQLSGGERNRVHLAKMLKEGANVLLLDEPTNDLDVNTLRALEEALQSFAGCAVVISHDRWFLDRIATHILAFEGNSDVVWFEGNYSQYEEDRHRRLGTDAERPHRITYRKLTRE
- a CDS encoding phosphoenolpyruvate carboxykinase (ATP) yields the protein MSTGAEAVRSALEAQGLANVGDINYNLSTPELYEHALSYDEGKITEHGALLVVSAPYTGRRPNDKFVVEEEGSKGDVWWGKVNRPFSEEKFNALKSRVYAYLQGRDVYVQDLIAGSDPKYKLPVRFIQEFAYHSLFVKNMFIEATAKELADFVPGFTVIAVPEFKAIPELDGTASEVFVILSFKQKLVLIGGTSYAGENKKAIFTVLNYLLPKEKVMSMHCSANIGKDGDTALFFGLSGTGKTTLSTDPDRALIGDDEHGWSNDGVFNFEGGCYAKVINLSAEAEPIIFKTTRTFGTILENVVMDEDTRVIDLESQEYTENTRASYSREIIDNIVPDNRGGHPKNVVFLTADAFGVMPPISRLSPEQAMFHFLSGYTAKVAGTEAGVKEPSATFSTCFGAPFMVHHPSVYANLLRDKIKEHGSHVWLVNTGWSGGPYGVGSRMKIKHTRAMLRAALNGSLNNVTFVKDPFFGLEIPTACPDVPTEVLNPRDTWSDKAAYDKQATHLVQLFQENFKQFADSVEEAVRKAMG
- the mscL gene encoding large-conductance mechanosensitive channel (forms homopentamer; channel that opens in response to pressure or hypoosmotic shock) — translated: MGMISEFKEFAAKGNVLDLAVGVIIGGAFGKIVSSFVNDVLMPPIGMLMGGMDFKDVKIPLKAAVMEGDKVKEAAVSINIGLFINATIDFLIIAFAIFLVVKAVNSMKKKPAEAAPAAPPAPSNEEQLLAEIRDLLKK
- a CDS encoding urocanate hydratase, translating into MTATTRIVRAPRGPQLTCKTWQIEAAYRMIQNNLDPENAEKPDQLIVYGGLGKAARNWESFDAILRCLREMEADDTLLVQSGKPVGVVRTHDLAPRVIIANSNLVPKWATWEEFRRLDAMGLMMYGQMTAGSWIYIGTQGIVQGTYETFAECARQHFGGTLHGRFLLTAGLGGMGGAQPLAATIAGAAALCIEIDAARIDKRIHDGYCNRRMDDLDEALAVIREYQERKEPISIGLVGNAAEILPELVRRGITPDVVTDQTSAHDPLNGYYPAGLTKAEADDLRMTDPATYLERTYRSIGEHVQAMLEFQKRGAITFDYGNNIRGVARDQAGVGNAFDFPGFVPAFVRELFCDGKGPFRWVALSGDPEDIRVTDEAIMGLFPENDHLHMWIREARKHIGYQGLPARICWLGYGERAKAGKLFNDLVRSGRVSAPIVIGRDHLDCGSVASPHRETESMKDGSDAIADWVYLNFALNAVGGATWVSLHHGGGVGMGLSLHAGMVVVADGTDLAEQKLARVLTYDPLMGILRHTDAGYERATNNARKFGIEIPLPSV